A single Corynebacterium resistens DSM 45100 DNA region contains:
- a CDS encoding DUF7373 family lipoprotein: MKSLKIAAVVLTAGCALVACGTDKSNEPAETMPQSSEPAGKAASQQVQYDTGDYFPKYRVPYRDMTSLEGGKAIESNVIADVHLLGYEFNPVLKDGRRSANVYTHNGFGEFLLSNYMSTLEEMNPPIQGGHYLVSQSQDRETEFLSTIVRLDSAKSAQKMANKLYELSVTQGPQLSDHKEIAKDPKKLDRERIAEDVPVKEVPNTRASKAKSRNLEKSTDSTAMETFTTHNEFMIYTRGNGNPKAFGKTRAQAIAFLKKQVPLLDSIPTHKTAAGYGKLKNWAPTDKHGLLRYAVTTPVGAPAPQDVGTHSARAYAGTHMRPDGNMKILELSGIEHVASWETTIGKASGEDSAKTYQNAYISKAVDTQDFEKYDEPQQLPNTKCMKQDSSSGGGVECVMVYGDMIAKGVQGYSLPLDRDGSETSVTKSDSEHKDQDKYAPESLEAAQKLLSQKMAAQYKIFEDAKKNPKGSVPPSLQSVKPR; the protein is encoded by the coding sequence TAGCCAACAGGTGCAGTACGATACCGGAGACTATTTTCCTAAATATCGTGTGCCTTACCGCGACATGACTTCCTTAGAAGGTGGTAAAGCTATTGAAAGCAACGTAATCGCGGATGTTCACCTTCTAGGTTACGAGTTCAATCCAGTATTGAAGGATGGAAGAAGGAGTGCGAATGTCTATACCCACAACGGGTTCGGAGAATTCTTACTCTCGAACTATATGTCCACCTTGGAAGAAATGAATCCTCCAATTCAAGGTGGCCATTACCTCGTTTCCCAATCACAAGATAGAGAAACAGAGTTCCTCAGTACGATCGTGCGGCTCGACTCAGCGAAATCCGCTCAAAAGATGGCCAACAAACTTTATGAGCTCAGCGTGACCCAGGGCCCACAGCTTTCAGACCACAAGGAGATCGCTAAGGATCCTAAAAAGCTCGACCGCGAAAGAATCGCTGAAGATGTTCCGGTAAAGGAGGTTCCGAACACGCGAGCTTCAAAGGCAAAGAGTCGTAACCTCGAGAAAAGCACCGATTCCACTGCGATGGAAACGTTCACGACACACAACGAATTCATGATTTATACCCGTGGCAATGGAAACCCCAAGGCTTTCGGAAAAACCCGCGCACAGGCCATAGCTTTCCTCAAGAAGCAAGTTCCACTTTTGGACTCAATTCCTACGCATAAGACCGCTGCTGGCTATGGAAAGTTAAAGAATTGGGCCCCCACAGATAAACATGGTCTGCTGCGCTACGCAGTCACCACCCCAGTCGGAGCGCCTGCTCCCCAAGATGTAGGGACTCATTCTGCACGCGCTTACGCCGGTACCCACATGCGACCTGACGGGAATATGAAAATTCTGGAACTCTCGGGCATTGAACATGTTGCCTCTTGGGAAACCACGATTGGAAAGGCCTCCGGTGAGGATTCTGCCAAGACCTATCAGAACGCATACATCTCAAAGGCTGTCGATACCCAAGATTTCGAAAAGTATGACGAACCCCAACAGCTTCCAAATACGAAATGCATGAAGCAAGATTCCTCATCCGGTGGCGGGGTTGAATGTGTCATGGTCTACGGAGACATGATTGCCAAAGGTGTACAAGGATATTCCCTTCCTCTAGATCGGGATGGTTCTGAAACCTCTGTTACCAAGTCTGATTCTGAGCACAAGGATCAGGATAAGTATGCGCCAGAAAGCCTTGAAGCTGCCCAGAAACTTCTTTCTCAGAAGATGGCGGCACAATACAAAATTTTCGAGGACGCAAAGAAGAATCCAAAGGGTTCAGTTCCCCCGTCCCTGCAATCCGTTAAGCCCCGCTAA